The DNA sequence ttatttaGTTGTTTTGCGCTTTTTGAGAGCAATAAGTCTCTACAGTTATTGTGTAGGGCTAGTCAGGCTTTCtgcctgtgtgtgcactcaaagtgccttgACTGCTCTAGGTAGGTGGTGAGTTtcttgcttcgtcaaatggtcgctaccacctagtggtagggtgaagctaagtgtcgtcAGAGTTATtctccggcggcaacatagtaggaaaggtATGCAATTGCTAATTATGCTACATTGTAATcgagttacatatcgagttatctttccgttatgtcgccgctatgtcaaagcaaatggagtagccagtatagcactctttgctagttggtatttgttagaatacatgtttttttgtagagattcctgatattatttcggaaCATACTCTAgatacttattgtaatcaggggtttaggctcaatgttccACCCCCTGTATTCgacggtttcattaatcaagacttgaggacagccgcaccagccttttattaaaaaaaaaatgtaatactTAATGGcatgtcttttcttttttacaaaAGCATAGAGTGATTCCAATTATATAAGCATCAATAAAGTAAGCGGATGAAATTGACTCCTCTCCATAAGTAATTTTTTTAGCATGGAGGAGGCCCGCGGTGGtgtaggttaaaaaaaaaaaaaaaaaactgatgccAATCCACCTATGATAAAACTTATACCTAATCAAGATAATAAACAAATGCTAGTCAGTGATTTGTAACAAACATTTGTTGTTACAAGCGATATTCAAGTATCACATATTTTGATTTCCATTAAATTGTGCAGAAGCGATGAATGCGCTTCAAAGCAGCATATGCATCACGTATGCTGTGTAGTAGCTACTTTTCTCAAGTAGGCTGCCTCTGCTAATTGAATGGTTGCACAACTTCAACTATCACAAGTTTGCAAGACAAGCATGAATCTCACACTAGCAATTTCGCGATTCATAAAGCAGTTATCCATGACAGCAGATGAATCAATGAACACATTAGTTTATTCAAACAATCATGAGGTTTAATTACaaacaaacataacaaaacattCACAACACAATAGCCATGTACATTAATTACAAccagtggataactgaatgctGCAGAAACTAAACAAGCTTCAATGCTATTTACCCGGCCCAGTAACTAGTTCAGTACATCCATGACAGGTCTTGTCTGAAAGAAACAGATCTTGCAGCTCCAAATACTCCTCTTTCAGAGACTTGGGGACAATCTTCCACAGCCAACGTTTCCAGTTTGAATGAACCTACTAGTGGCCTTAAACCTTCATCAGAAACTCCCAAACACTTGATTAAACGCAGAACAGACAATCGCGGAAACTGGACCGCAAGTTGCAGCCCTTCATCACTTATCTCTTGGCACCTGACAAGCTCCAATGTTTCAAGATGCTGAGCAAAGCAAAGAGCTTCCATCCCAGTGTCGTTGAAGGAATACACTTGGTCAAAAGCAAGTTCCCGCACAGGGCACTTCTGAATCAAAGTAATGATTCCCTGTAATGTAAATGAGGAAAAGGAAGGGAATTCCCCATCAGAGTAAGATATCCTGACAGATTCAAGCATTGAACAGTTACTGGACAAGGCATTTAGGCATTCATCGGTTAGTCTCAAAGGGTTATTCATCAGAAGAGGAAGTGAGAAATCTGACGGGACTCGGAGGTAAATGGAGCGAAGATTACTTGAATTTTGGGCTAAGCCTATTATGTCACAGTCCCGTACCCCAACACACATGTCCAAGTGAATCTTCTCCAATTTCTTGCACTTCCCCATCACACAAGCAAGTCCCCTTCCTGGGCTGATGATGCAATTTATCAAGCTAAGTTCCAACATACTCTCACAAGGAACCCACTGCTTTTGCCATCGATCCACAGCTAAACGATCATAGACTTTCATGTATCTGTAATTAGCATCCACCTCAAATTGCAAGCGTTTCAGTTTTCTCCAACTAGCACCTAGCTTAATCATATCGCCCTCCCCAATAGCTCTACAATTCTTGATTGAGAGATCTTCAAGTGTCTCAAGCCTGCCAAGATATTCAAGCCACTCGACGCTGCTAACATTTAAACATCGGATGAGATGGAGAACAGTGAGATTTTTGCAGCCCACAACAAGAGATAATATGCCACAGCCAGTTATTCTTGGggtgaaattcaacttcaaagctgaaaGCTTTGAGCAAGAAGACAAATAACCAAGGCCCACATCAGTGATGAATGTGCAGTAGCTTAGTGAGAGATCAACCAAAGAAGGGCAGTAATTGGAAAGAACAAGAAGCCCATGGTCATCCAACTGCTTTCCTAGTTTGGACATCCAACCGGCGTAAGTTATCTCTACCTTTGTCAAGTTGAGAAACCTACTGCAGAGAGAAGTCAAAGCTTCATTAGCAGGGTCTAATCCACAACCAACCCGAAGGGCTTGCCTCTGTTCATTATCCAATCCATTCAGGCGTTTACATGTCAAAGACACGGAGTTTCTATCAGTGGTTTTCTTAATCCTGCTCAAGATCTCCCAAACTAACTGCTCGGGTAAATAATCCATCAAAATCAGTAATGTCTTTGATTATGCATAATTAGAATCAACCTGGATTACAACAACAACCAGTATCAGAAATTTTAGTCCAATAcggagaaaaaggaaaatccATACAAGACTGTCTGTAAGAACAAACTTAGGCAATGCTGAGAACATGATATGAAGATGTTCATCCAAAACACCCTAAATATCAAGGAAACCCACTACAGAAACATTGAGATGAAGAAACAACTATAGGTTCTTCTTTGACAAATTCTGCGATGAGCCCAGAATAACATGAAACTAACGCTTTTATAGAATCAATTCTAACACAAAAGAAAAGATATCtccatgatatatatatatatataagcataaACAATCACCCATAAAATGGCATACTAAAGAAGAAATGGCTCATCACCCGCATGTCCTACAAATTAGTGATATATCCTATAATTCAAGTAAACCATAGACACAAAGAATAAAACTTTAATTCCAAATTCCACTACTTGATTCAACCAAAACCAACAATACCATTTCAGGCAAGAACAACACACAATCtccacaaattaaaaaaatatatatatcaaattcGCCTAAAACCCGTCATTCATTATCCTACCCACAAAAGCCAAAATGAATAAAACAACAGATATTTCATAAAAACAGAGAGATCAACCTGTGATCAGAAACGAAACAATTATAGGTGTAACAGAgaacataataataataatctgatATAGTGGTTAACCTTGTAAGAGATGAAAAGACGAAGACGAAGAGTGGGGAGATGAAATGTCGAGAGCTGAAAGCCTGAAACCGACAATATCGAAACATAAGATATGTTAGGGTGTGCTGATTGAGGGAGATGGACCTGGATATAATTTAGAAATTGAATTATTGGGCGTTTGTTTGAAAGATCCAAATCCAATTCAACTACAGACGTGCGTCAAGCTGGACGGCCTGGACCCCTCTGATGGGAATCGACGTAtagaatttttagaaaattactcataagtgtcactttgaaactttaattagtcataaggccacctaaattttattgtacacataaggccacttttaTCTTCAAATTATTTTATCTATGACAATTGTGCCCTTCC is a window from the Rosa chinensis cultivar Old Blush chromosome 2, RchiOBHm-V2, whole genome shotgun sequence genome containing:
- the LOC112188112 gene encoding F-box/LRR-repeat protein 14; the protein is MDYLPEQLVWEILSRIKKTTDRNSVSLTCKRLNGLDNEQRQALRVGCGLDPANEALTSLCSRFLNLTKVEITYAGWMSKLGKQLDDHGLLVLSNYCPSLVDLSLSYCTFITDVGLGYLSSCSKLSALKLNFTPRITGCGILSLVVGCKNLTVLHLIRCLNVSSVEWLEYLGRLETLEDLSIKNCRAIGEGDMIKLGASWRKLKRLQFEVDANYRYMKVYDRLAVDRWQKQWVPCESMLELSLINCIISPGRGLACVMGKCKKLEKIHLDMCVGVRDCDIIGLAQNSSNLRSIYLRVPSDFSLPLLMNNPLRLTDECLNALSSNCSMLESVRISYSDGEFPSFSSFTLQGIITLIQKCPVRELAFDQVYSFNDTGMEALCFAQHLETLELVRCQEISDEGLQLAVQFPRLSVLRLIKCLGVSDEGLRPLVGSFKLETLAVEDCPQVSERGVFGAARSVSFRQDLSWMY